One Leptolyngbya sp. CCY15150 genomic window carries:
- a CDS encoding glucose-1-phosphate thymidylyltransferase: MKAIILSGGKGTRLRPLTYTGAKQLVPVANKPILWYGIEDIVAAGITEIGIIISPETGGEVQAKTGNGDRFGANITYILQEEPAGLAHAVKIAQPFLGDSPFVMYLGDNLVQSDLNLFIDAFKARQLDALTLLCEVPNPTAFGVAKIDDEGRVLALVEKPKVPPSNLALVGIYLFAPSIHEAIAHIQPSARGELEITDAIQYLIDHQQKVEARRIQGWWLDTGKKDDLLEANRVILDTCLQSSVNGEVDDKSQIIGRVSIGKQSKIINSTIRGPVIIGDNCHIENCFIGPYSSIANEVSLIEADIEHSVLLKGASITGIHHRIVDSLIGQRAQLKEAPQRPKALRFMIGDDSKIEVM; the protein is encoded by the coding sequence ATGAAAGCAATTATCTTATCTGGTGGCAAAGGAACCCGTTTGCGTCCTCTTACCTATACTGGGGCGAAGCAACTGGTACCCGTAGCTAATAAACCGATTCTCTGGTACGGGATTGAGGACATTGTCGCCGCTGGCATTACTGAGATCGGCATCATTATTAGCCCAGAAACCGGCGGCGAAGTGCAGGCTAAAACCGGGAATGGCGATCGCTTTGGAGCCAACATTACCTACATTTTGCAAGAGGAACCGGCAGGGCTCGCCCATGCGGTGAAAATTGCCCAGCCGTTTCTCGGCGATTCGCCCTTCGTCATGTACCTGGGCGATAACCTGGTGCAGAGCGACTTGAACCTCTTTATTGACGCCTTCAAAGCTCGCCAGCTCGACGCCCTCACTCTGCTCTGTGAGGTGCCCAATCCCACCGCCTTTGGGGTCGCCAAAATTGACGACGAGGGGCGGGTGTTGGCCTTGGTGGAAAAACCGAAGGTGCCGCCCTCCAACTTAGCTCTGGTGGGCATTTATCTATTTGCGCCGAGTATTCATGAAGCGATCGCCCATATCCAACCCTCGGCTCGGGGCGAGCTAGAAATCACCGACGCCATCCAATATCTGATCGACCATCAGCAAAAGGTGGAAGCCCGCCGCATTCAAGGCTGGTGGCTAGATACCGGGAAAAAAGATGATTTGCTAGAAGCCAACCGGGTGATTCTCGACACCTGCTTGCAATCCTCCGTGAATGGCGAGGTGGATGATAAGAGCCAGATTATTGGGCGGGTGAGTATTGGCAAACAGTCCAAAATTATCAATTCCACCATTCGCGGCCCGGTGATTATCGGGGACAACTGCCATATCGAAAATTGCTTTATTGGCCCCTACAGCAGCATTGCCAACGAGGTATCGCTGATTGAAGCCGATATTGAACATAGCGTCTTGCTGAAGGGTGCCAGCATCACCGGCATTCATCACCGAATTGTAGACAGCCTGATTGGTCAGCGGGCCCAGCTCAAAGAAGCGCCTCAGCGTCCCAAGGCTTTGCGGTTCATGATCGGCGACGATTCTAAGATTGAGGTGATGTAG
- the rfbD gene encoding dTDP-4-dehydrorhamnose reductase, with protein MRILLTGIDGQLGSELQPILSTLSDVTALGRSRLDLSQPDQIRQVMQAIRPDVVVNAAAYTGVDTAEREMDRAIAINGTAPTILAEEAQKLGSSIIHVSTDYVFDGSKNTPYLEDDPTGPKGAYGQSKLAGELGVSNNCDRHLIVRTAWVYGAGGKGNFVKTMLRLGAEREELRVVMDQVGCPTWTGDLAQAIAQLIPYLCAPSPTTGILHYTNSGAISWYDFAVAIVEEAAALGFPLTLKRVVPITTADYPTPAQRPAYSVLSGQKAADILGHPAPHWRASLRKLLHDLAPVTASAR; from the coding sequence ATGCGGATTCTACTCACGGGTATCGATGGTCAACTGGGCAGCGAACTCCAGCCTATTCTCTCCACCCTCAGCGATGTAACCGCCCTAGGGCGATCGCGCCTGGATCTCAGCCAGCCTGACCAAATCCGGCAGGTGATGCAGGCGATCCGGCCCGATGTGGTCGTCAATGCTGCGGCCTATACCGGCGTAGACACCGCCGAGCGGGAAATGGATCGAGCGATCGCCATCAACGGCACCGCGCCCACAATTTTGGCGGAAGAGGCGCAAAAACTCGGCAGTTCCATCATCCACGTCTCCACCGACTATGTGTTTGACGGCAGCAAAAATACCCCCTACCTAGAAGACGATCCCACCGGCCCCAAGGGAGCCTATGGGCAATCCAAGCTGGCTGGAGAGCTGGGCGTGAGCAATAATTGCGATCGCCACCTGATTGTACGCACTGCCTGGGTCTACGGTGCCGGCGGCAAGGGCAATTTTGTCAAAACTATGCTGCGCCTTGGGGCCGAGCGCGAAGAACTGCGGGTGGTCATGGATCAGGTCGGCTGCCCAACCTGGACGGGAGACTTGGCCCAAGCGATCGCCCAGTTGATTCCCTACCTCTGCGCCCCCAGCCCCACCACCGGCATCCTCCACTACACCAACAGCGGAGCCATTAGCTGGTATGACTTCGCCGTGGCGATCGTTGAAGAAGCCGCCGCCCTTGGATTTCCCCTCACCCTCAAACGGGTGGTGCCGATTACCACTGCTGACTATCCCACCCCGGCCCAGCGGCCTGCCTACTCGGTGCTGTCCGGTCAGAAAGCCGCCGACATCCTAGGGCATCCCGCTCCCCATTGGCGGGCCAGCCTGCGGAAACTGCTGCATGACCTAGCACCCGTGACCGCCTCTGCTCGTTGA
- the rfbB gene encoding dTDP-glucose 4,6-dehydratase gives MQRRLLITGGAGFIGSNFVHHWCETYPSDRVVVLDALTYAGNRATLNDLDSHDNFRFVQGDICDRPMVDQLLAEEQINTVAHFAAESHVDRSILGPDAFIRTNVVGTFTLLEAFRHHWTGRGQLESDRFLHVSTDEVYGSLEADDPAFSETTPYAPNSPYSASKAGSDHLARAYFHTYGMPTLVTNCSNNYGPYHFPEKLIPLMCINILLGKPLPVYGDGQNIRDWLYVKDHCTALDVVIHKGQTGETYNVGGNNEVKNIDLVHMLCDLMDDLAPNLPVRPSRQLITFVKDRAGHDRRYAIDANKIKTQLGWTPSVTVDEGLRQTIEWFLSHEEWWQPLLSEDYQAYYQKVYA, from the coding sequence ATGCAGCGACGACTTTTGATCACGGGTGGGGCTGGTTTCATCGGATCGAACTTTGTCCATCATTGGTGTGAAACCTATCCCAGCGATCGCGTGGTGGTGCTGGATGCGCTCACCTATGCCGGCAATCGGGCTACGCTGAATGACCTTGATAGCCATGACAATTTTCGGTTTGTGCAGGGGGATATTTGCGATCGCCCCATGGTGGATCAACTATTGGCTGAAGAGCAAATCAACACCGTTGCCCACTTCGCCGCTGAATCCCATGTGGATCGCTCGATTCTGGGCCCCGATGCCTTCATTCGCACCAATGTCGTCGGCACCTTCACGCTGCTCGAAGCCTTTCGCCATCATTGGACAGGTCGCGGCCAGCTAGAGAGCGATCGCTTCCTGCATGTTTCCACCGATGAAGTCTATGGCAGCTTAGAGGCGGATGATCCCGCCTTTAGCGAAACCACCCCCTACGCGCCCAACAGCCCCTACTCTGCCTCCAAAGCTGGCAGCGATCACCTAGCCCGGGCCTACTTCCACACCTATGGCATGCCCACGCTGGTCACCAACTGTTCCAATAACTACGGCCCCTACCACTTCCCCGAAAAGCTCATTCCCCTGATGTGCATCAACATCCTGCTGGGTAAGCCGCTGCCGGTCTATGGTGATGGGCAAAATATTCGCGACTGGCTCTATGTGAAAGATCACTGCACTGCCCTAGATGTCGTCATCCACAAAGGCCAGACCGGCGAAACCTACAACGTTGGCGGCAATAACGAGGTCAAAAATATCGACCTCGTGCATATGCTCTGCGATTTGATGGACGATCTCGCGCCAAATCTACCCGTGCGCCCCTCTCGGCAACTGATCACCTTCGTGAAAGACCGAGCTGGCCACGATCGCCGCTATGCGATCGATGCCAACAAAATCAAAACCCAACTCGGCTGGACGCCCTCCGTCACCGTCGATGAAGGCCTACGCCAGACCATTGAATGGTTTCTTAGCCATGAGGAATGGTGGCAGCCCTTGCTATCTGAGGACTACCAAGCCTACTACCAAAAAGTCTACGCCTGA
- a CDS encoding glycosyltransferase family 4 protein, translated as MPETADYKSLNVLLIIESCNPDWSSVPLVGYNFFREINQRVNATLVTHARNRDAMQKRGHQNVVYIEESRGIQLYFGLVGPIASKIWPLFHALTYPVYEEFNRRVYQQFKDSVVAGDYDLVHVITPMIPRYPVKLSQVCDRTPFLYGPVNGGVPFPKNFEAIARKEHAYLNFLRDLGELLLPGYEDTYRRADKILAGSTYTLDMLQEKFDLPSDRIHLFYENGIEQKFLDAAEDRPVHDKIELIFVGRLVPYKGADMLVDAIAQLEPEVRDRIHLTIVGDGQERSPLEEQTQQLNLTSAITFTGWVQQQETLDYYRKSDLFCFPSIREFGGAVVMEAMACGLPCIVVNNGGIGEYVTAETGFKIEPLSRDHIVQEMAVHITQLVKDEALRRTMSKTATEQAKQFEWGQKALTMMAIYDELVSPSPVPKLDVATG; from the coding sequence ATGCCTGAGACCGCAGATTACAAATCCCTCAACGTTTTATTGATCATCGAGTCCTGTAACCCGGATTGGTCATCGGTTCCCTTAGTGGGATACAACTTTTTCCGAGAGATCAATCAACGGGTGAACGCCACCCTGGTCACCCATGCGCGCAACCGCGATGCTATGCAAAAACGGGGCCATCAAAACGTTGTTTATATCGAAGAAAGTCGAGGCATTCAGCTTTACTTTGGTTTAGTTGGGCCGATCGCTTCCAAGATTTGGCCGCTGTTTCATGCCCTCACCTATCCGGTCTACGAAGAATTTAACCGCCGGGTCTACCAGCAATTCAAAGACAGCGTGGTGGCGGGAGACTACGACCTGGTGCATGTGATCACCCCGATGATTCCTCGCTATCCGGTCAAACTTAGCCAAGTGTGCGATCGCACCCCGTTTCTCTACGGCCCCGTCAATGGCGGCGTTCCGTTTCCCAAAAACTTTGAAGCGATCGCCCGCAAGGAACATGCCTACCTAAATTTTCTTCGAGATCTAGGAGAACTGCTCCTGCCCGGCTATGAAGATACCTATCGCCGCGCCGACAAAATCCTTGCTGGATCAACCTATACCTTAGACATGCTGCAGGAGAAATTTGATCTTCCCAGCGATCGCATTCATCTGTTCTACGAAAATGGCATCGAGCAAAAGTTTTTAGATGCCGCTGAGGATCGCCCCGTCCATGACAAAATTGAGCTAATTTTTGTGGGGCGCTTAGTGCCCTATAAAGGAGCCGATATGTTGGTCGATGCGATCGCTCAACTAGAACCCGAGGTGCGCGATCGCATTCACCTAACCATTGTGGGAGATGGCCAAGAGCGATCGCCCCTTGAGGAACAAACCCAGCAGTTAAACCTCACATCAGCGATTACCTTTACCGGCTGGGTGCAGCAACAGGAAACCCTCGACTATTACCGCAAGTCTGACCTCTTTTGTTTCCCCTCTATTCGTGAATTTGGCGGTGCGGTTGTTATGGAGGCCATGGCCTGCGGCCTGCCTTGCATTGTGGTGAATAACGGCGGCATTGGTGAATATGTAACGGCAGAAACTGGCTTCAAAATTGAGCCCCTGTCCCGTGACCACATTGTCCAAGAAATGGCAGTTCACATCACCCAACTGGTGAAGGATGAAGCCCTACGTCGAACCATGTCGAAAACAGCTACGGAGCAGGCTAAACAATTTGAATGGGGACAAAAAGCCCTAACAATGATGGCTATTTATGATGAGCTGGTCAGCCCATCTCCGGTTCCTAAACTGGATGTTGCTACAGGTTAA
- a CDS encoding glycosyltransferase family 2 protein, with protein MNQQPLSWGLLVCTYKREKILPLCIQCALSQSRPPTEIIIVDGSPYWQKTQQSILETFAHQAPDIQWTYVEAEKRGLTLQRNQAIQLATADIVFLIDDDSLMYPTCAEDVMNIYELDSQSIIQGVQPAAAHAPPSGIFIDDKPKETGMNPEAKSLRNGRFSKLKHFLWTHIFLMSSEHLFVPYTGSFPAQSFPSFPEDHVSIFPVKLFQGFRMTYRRETIAKVKFEPALLYYAAGEDLDASYRVSLHGALVEAPQAAIHHFESKSGRLRRFQVTILSVLNQAICIKKHASNASKVHSKFYVLMVRRILAELCKDILSKRFSLPQVRGLLVGLAYSFKVFSMSVQDLEDWYPQFQKSLTQA; from the coding sequence GTGAATCAGCAACCCTTATCTTGGGGATTATTAGTCTGTACCTATAAGCGAGAGAAAATATTGCCTCTGTGTATTCAGTGCGCCCTATCGCAATCTCGTCCCCCCACAGAAATCATCATTGTAGATGGAAGCCCCTATTGGCAAAAAACGCAGCAATCTATACTAGAAACCTTCGCTCATCAAGCACCTGATATTCAATGGACTTATGTTGAAGCTGAAAAACGTGGGCTCACACTTCAGCGTAATCAAGCGATTCAATTAGCAACGGCGGATATTGTTTTTCTGATTGATGATGACTCTCTCATGTATCCCACCTGCGCTGAGGACGTCATGAACATCTACGAACTAGACTCCCAATCGATAATTCAAGGAGTACAGCCAGCCGCTGCCCATGCTCCCCCTTCTGGGATTTTCATTGATGATAAACCCAAGGAAACGGGTATGAATCCAGAGGCAAAATCTCTCCGGAATGGACGATTTAGTAAGCTCAAACATTTCCTGTGGACGCATATTTTTCTCATGTCGAGTGAGCATTTATTTGTCCCCTATACTGGCTCTTTTCCTGCTCAATCGTTTCCAAGTTTTCCTGAGGATCACGTTTCTATATTTCCCGTGAAACTTTTCCAGGGATTTCGCATGACCTACCGCCGAGAAACGATTGCTAAAGTAAAGTTTGAACCTGCCTTGCTTTACTATGCAGCCGGAGAAGATCTAGATGCTAGCTATCGAGTTTCATTGCATGGAGCTTTGGTGGAAGCGCCCCAGGCAGCTATCCATCATTTCGAAAGCAAATCAGGTCGTCTCCGACGATTTCAGGTGACCATTCTATCGGTTCTCAACCAAGCTATCTGTATTAAGAAACATGCCTCAAATGCGTCCAAAGTTCACTCAAAGTTCTATGTTTTAATGGTTAGACGGATCCTGGCAGAACTCTGCAAGGATATTCTCAGCAAACGCTTTTCACTACCTCAGGTTCGGGGATTATTAGTTGGCTTAGCCTACTCGTTTAAAGTGTTTTCCATGTCCGTTCAGGATTTAGAAGACTGGTATCCGCAGTTTCAAAAATCTCTCACCCAAGCCTAG